In one Streptomyces sp. NBC_01288 genomic region, the following are encoded:
- a CDS encoding FAD-dependent oxidoreductase, with translation MWGGPVTRGRPGFSWGGPVARGRGGASWAAAAPGGGANTTRDRAVTAGSGATLRNPAGVSEGGATSRDRTNTPTQEPIPGNGTGSPGGASAPEDRTGSSMGAVASKGRTAPLGGLTGASWEALKTRAGSPLRDRAGASRNRADSSWGGPTVKDRGAVTPGSPTVPRPRSTAPLGGPVDQARLGTALTRLAGTPVERLLSRPELAAGQALAARGVPARTIDGFLRPLLAALLCDPELTTSSRCADLALRAFAGGRLCLPEGGAEMLPEVLAAALPPGTVHTGVRVTAVSTTSVTTAEHGEIRCRAVLVATDARAAAELLPGLRVPDFHPVTVVHHTTDDPPTTGAALLLDSDRGGPVAHTAIVSEVDPSRAPAGRALVSSTVLGPPPPDVDTAVRMHLSRLYGTSTTRWETLAVHHTPTAVPVMRPPHDLRRPVRLLAGLYVCGDHRDTSTVQGALHSGHRASSAILADLGAAASMHRADPIPTTQAA, from the coding sequence CTGTGGGGCGGGCCGGTGACACGGGGACGGCCCGGCTTCTCGTGGGGCGGCCCGGTCGCAAGGGGCCGCGGGGGCGCCTCCTGGGCCGCGGCGGCACCCGGGGGCGGCGCGAACACCACCCGGGACAGGGCGGTCACCGCCGGGAGCGGGGCGACACTCAGGAACCCGGCGGGAGTCTCCGAGGGCGGGGCGACATCCCGGGACCGAACAAACACCCCCACGCAAGAGCCCATCCCCGGGAACGGGACAGGATCCCCCGGCGGCGCCTCCGCGCCCGAGGACCGCACGGGAAGTTCCATGGGCGCCGTCGCCTCCAAGGGTCGGACCGCGCCCCTGGGCGGGCTGACCGGCGCATCCTGGGAGGCGCTCAAAACGCGGGCAGGCTCACCGCTCAGGGACCGTGCGGGAGCCTCCCGGAACCGGGCGGACTCCTCCTGGGGCGGACCCACGGTCAAGGATCGGGGTGCGGTCACCCCGGGTTCCCCGACCGTGCCCAGGCCCCGCTCCACCGCCCCCCTCGGCGGCCCCGTCGACCAGGCCCGGCTCGGCACCGCGCTGACGCGGCTCGCGGGCACGCCCGTCGAACGCCTGCTGTCCCGGCCCGAGTTGGCGGCCGGGCAGGCGCTCGCGGCACGCGGAGTACCCGCGCGGACCATCGACGGGTTCCTGCGCCCCCTGCTCGCCGCGCTGCTCTGCGACCCGGAGTTGACGACCTCCAGCCGCTGCGCGGACCTCGCGCTGCGGGCCTTCGCGGGCGGGCGGCTGTGTCTGCCGGAGGGGGGCGCGGAGATGCTGCCCGAGGTGCTCGCCGCCGCGCTGCCGCCGGGCACCGTGCACACCGGCGTGCGCGTGACGGCCGTATCGACGACATCGGTGACCACGGCCGAGCACGGCGAGATCCGTTGCCGGGCGGTCCTGGTCGCGACGGACGCGCGCGCGGCGGCCGAACTCCTGCCCGGCCTGCGCGTACCGGACTTCCACCCGGTGACGGTGGTCCACCACACGACCGACGACCCGCCCACGACCGGAGCCGCCCTCCTCCTGGACTCCGACCGCGGCGGCCCGGTCGCCCACACCGCGATCGTCAGCGAGGTCGACCCGAGCCGAGCCCCGGCCGGCCGCGCCCTCGTCTCCTCGACCGTCCTGGGCCCTCCCCCACCGGACGTCGACACCGCCGTACGCATGCACCTGTCGCGCCTCTACGGCACCTCGACCACCCGTTGGGAGACCCTCGCCGTCCACCACACCCCCACGGCGGTCCCCGTCATGCGCCCACCGCACGATCTACGGCGCCCCGTACGCCTGTTGGCCGGCCTGTACGTGTGCGGCGACCACCGGGACACGAGCACGGTTCAGGGGGCTCTGCACTCCGGCCACCGGGCAT
- a CDS encoding TIGR01777 family oxidoreductase has translation MERSRIAVTGASGLIGSALVRSLTADGHEVVRLVRHGARGADEVCWDPEGQYVDAAGLDGCDAVVNLAGAGVGDHRWTDAYKKTVRDSRVLGTAALAEAVAALDRPPRVWVNGSAIGFYGETGDRAVDESAPPGDGFLPSLCTEWEEATAPVQEAGVRTVFARTGLVVAREGGAWAKLFPLYKAGLGGRFGNGRQYWSFVALHDEVAAIRHLIDTDGLSGPFNLTAPNPVTNGEIAAAMGRVLRRPSLFTVPAPALKLVLGEMSGDVLGSQRVLPKRLLESGFTFAFPEIEGAIRAAL, from the coding sequence ATGGAACGCTCGCGAATCGCGGTGACCGGCGCCTCCGGTCTCATCGGCAGCGCACTGGTCCGGTCCCTGACCGCGGACGGGCACGAGGTGGTGCGCCTGGTGCGGCACGGCGCCCGGGGCGCGGACGAGGTGTGCTGGGACCCCGAGGGGCAGTACGTCGACGCGGCCGGACTCGACGGCTGTGACGCCGTGGTCAACCTCGCCGGTGCCGGGGTCGGCGACCACCGCTGGACGGACGCCTACAAGAAGACCGTCCGCGACAGCCGCGTCCTCGGCACGGCGGCCCTCGCGGAGGCCGTGGCCGCGCTGGACCGGCCGCCGCGGGTGTGGGTGAACGGCAGCGCGATCGGCTTCTACGGAGAGACCGGCGACCGTGCCGTGGACGAATCGGCGCCTCCTGGGGACGGCTTTCTGCCCTCGCTGTGCACGGAGTGGGAGGAGGCGACGGCGCCGGTGCAGGAAGCGGGCGTACGGACGGTGTTCGCGCGGACCGGGCTGGTCGTGGCGCGCGAGGGCGGGGCGTGGGCCAAGCTGTTCCCCCTCTACAAGGCGGGACTTGGGGGACGGTTCGGGAACGGGCGGCAGTACTGGTCGTTCGTCGCGCTGCACGACGAGGTGGCGGCGATCCGGCATCTCATCGACACCGACGGGCTGTCCGGCCCCTTCAACCTCACCGCGCCGAACCCGGTGACGAACGGTGAGATCGCGGCGGCGATGGGCCGCGTGCTGCGCCGCCCGTCCCTCTTCACGGTGCCGGCGCCCGCGCTGAAGCTGGTGCTCGGCGAGATGTCGGGGGATGTGCTGGGGAGTCAACGGGTGCTGCCGAAGCGGCTGTTGGAGTCGGGGTTCACGTTCGCGTTCCCGGAGATCGAGGGAGCGATCCGGGCGGCGCTGTGA
- a CDS encoding GNAT family N-acetyltransferase — MSEPNIRTALPDDDEELGALDRATWSHLHAVMPRPQPPYAPFFDARHAPDDHLVAELDRRIVGYIRLAFPTELACNAHVRQIQGLAVADEARGHGVGRALIRAAVEEARRRGARRLTLRVLGHNTPARKLYEAEGFAVEGVLPEEFLLDGKYVDDVFMGRAL; from the coding sequence ATGTCCGAGCCGAACATACGCACAGCCCTGCCCGACGACGACGAGGAACTGGGCGCACTGGACCGCGCCACCTGGTCCCACCTGCACGCGGTCATGCCCCGCCCGCAGCCGCCGTACGCCCCCTTCTTCGACGCCCGGCACGCGCCCGACGACCATCTGGTCGCCGAACTGGACCGCCGGATCGTCGGCTACATCAGGCTGGCCTTTCCCACCGAGCTGGCCTGCAACGCGCACGTCCGGCAGATCCAGGGGCTCGCCGTCGCCGACGAGGCGCGCGGGCACGGGGTCGGCCGGGCGCTGATCCGGGCCGCCGTCGAGGAGGCGCGGCGCAGGGGCGCACGCCGGCTCACCCTGCGCGTGCTCGGGCACAACACCCCGGCCCGGAAGCTCTACGAGGCCGAGGGCTTCGCCGTCGAGGGCGTACTGCCCGAGGAGTTCCTGCTCGACGGGAAGTACGTCGACGACGTCTTCATGGGCCGCGCGCTGTGA
- a CDS encoding MarP family serine protease, with protein MDLLDLLLVLVILAYAASGYRRGLVAGCVSLAGFVGGAVIGVWVLPWVMDLVTPGTTTATVTAVLTVLTPAVVGHELAGRLALKLRKELDQGPLRVADGIGGAAANSVAVMIVAWVAASVLGASSSATVTTAIQDSKLLGSVQKLMPDTTPTWFSHATSALTEAGFPQVFNPFENESTAEVAKPTGDSVTAAATNASKRSTVKIEGSSGTQGREGSGFVYAPQHVMTNAHVVAGIDDPTVRIGGVGRSYEARVVLFDPQKDVAVLYVPGLSAPVLSFDDSAARGDSAVVAGYPQDGDLNLQAATVANRVNATGQNIYNNGTVTREIYSIRSTVRPGNSGGPLLTTGGKVYGVVFARSTSDNETGYVLTADEVSGDARRAATATAQVDTGDLVTS; from the coding sequence GTGGACCTGCTCGACCTGCTGTTGGTGCTGGTGATCCTCGCCTACGCGGCGTCCGGATACCGGCGCGGCCTCGTCGCCGGATGTGTGTCGCTCGCCGGGTTCGTGGGCGGTGCGGTCATCGGCGTGTGGGTGCTGCCGTGGGTGATGGACCTGGTGACTCCGGGGACGACGACGGCGACGGTGACCGCCGTGCTCACGGTGCTGACCCCGGCGGTGGTCGGGCACGAACTGGCGGGGCGGCTCGCGCTGAAGCTGCGCAAGGAGCTGGACCAGGGGCCGCTGCGGGTGGCCGACGGGATCGGCGGGGCCGCGGCGAACTCGGTGGCCGTGATGATCGTCGCGTGGGTGGCCGCGAGCGTCCTGGGCGCGTCCTCGTCGGCGACGGTCACGACGGCGATCCAGGACTCGAAGCTGCTGGGCAGCGTGCAGAAGCTGATGCCGGACACGACCCCGACATGGTTCTCGCACGCCACCTCCGCGCTCACCGAGGCGGGCTTCCCGCAGGTCTTCAACCCCTTCGAGAACGAGTCGACGGCCGAGGTCGCCAAGCCCACCGGCGACAGCGTGACGGCCGCCGCGACGAACGCCTCCAAGCGGAGCACGGTCAAGATCGAGGGCTCCTCGGGCACTCAGGGCCGCGAGGGCAGCGGCTTCGTGTACGCCCCGCAGCACGTGATGACCAACGCGCACGTGGTGGCCGGCATCGACGACCCGACCGTCCGCATCGGCGGGGTCGGGCGGTCGTACGAGGCACGGGTGGTTCTCTTCGACCCGCAGAAGGACGTCGCCGTGCTGTACGTGCCGGGGCTGTCCGCGCCGGTGCTGAGCTTCGACGACAGCGCGGCCCGCGGCGACTCGGCCGTGGTCGCCGGCTATCCCCAGGACGGCGACCTGAACCTCCAGGCCGCGACCGTCGCCAACCGCGTGAACGCGACCGGCCAGAACATCTACAACAACGGGACGGTCACCCGCGAGATCTACTCGATCCGCTCCACGGTCCGCCCCGGCAACTCCGGCGGCCCCCTCCTCACCACTGGCGGCAAGGTCTACGGCGTCGTCTTCGCCCGCTCCACCTCGGACAACGAGACGGGGTACGTCCTGACGGCCGACGAGGTCTCCGGGGACGCGCGACGGGCGGCGACCGCGACGGCCCAGGTGGACACGGGCGACCTGGTCACGTCGTAG
- a CDS encoding peptidoglycan recognition protein family protein, whose product MRVLRRTPGARRRRPRVRIPRTAVVLLACLPGLAAVLVLALCANGIGRRATTAAARPPVAARPAALAHTAPKPHIVPRSAWLDALSRHAQPPPRYDDKVVAVFVHHTDSPNGYDCADAPRIIRYLYAGQTGVRDWDDIGYNFLVDHCGTIYEGRAGGVDRAVTGAHTQGFNHRTAGIAAIGTFTAGMAVPKVMTDAIAALAAWKLGLADVDPRAKARLVSSNSLSRYVRGATAVLPALAGHKDGYMTSCPGAALLARLPEVRGVAARLQGR is encoded by the coding sequence ATGCGTGTCCTGAGAAGAACACCGGGTGCACGAAGACGACGGCCGCGGGTACGAATACCGCGCACGGCGGTCGTTCTGCTGGCCTGCCTGCCCGGTCTCGCCGCCGTCCTGGTACTGGCCCTGTGCGCGAACGGCATCGGGCGCAGGGCCACGACCGCCGCCGCACGGCCACCCGTCGCGGCCCGGCCCGCCGCCCTTGCGCACACCGCGCCCAAGCCGCACATCGTGCCGCGCTCGGCCTGGCTCGACGCCCTCTCCCGGCACGCGCAGCCGCCGCCGCGCTACGACGACAAGGTCGTCGCCGTCTTCGTCCACCACACGGACTCGCCGAACGGGTACGACTGCGCGGACGCGCCTCGCATCATCCGCTACCTGTACGCCGGCCAGACCGGGGTCCGGGACTGGGACGACATCGGGTACAACTTCCTCGTCGACCACTGCGGGACGATCTACGAGGGGCGGGCGGGGGGTGTCGACCGGGCCGTCACGGGGGCGCACACGCAGGGGTTCAATCACCGTACGGCGGGGATCGCGGCGATCGGGACGTTCACCGCGGGGATGGCTGTGCCGAAGGTGATGACCGATGCGATCGCCGCGCTGGCCGCGTGGAAGCTGGGGCTCGCGGATGTGGACCCGCGGGCGAAGGCGCGGCTGGTGTCCAGTAACAGCCTCAGTCGGTACGTCAGGGGGGCGACGGCGGTGCTGCCTGCGCTGGCGGGGCACAAGGACGGGTACATGACGAGTTGTCCGGGGGCGGCGTTGTTGGCTCGGCTTCCGGAGGTTCGGGGGGTGGCGGCGCGGTTGCAGGGGCGGTGA
- a CDS encoding lipid II:glycine glycyltransferase FemX — protein sequence MTSPYVKGITREEHLGHLRLHPDASHLQIPEWADVKPDWTAESVGWFEGDALTAVALVLYRAFPGTGRCLAYLPDGPAIDWHSQRPERYLDPLIAHLEKEGAFSVRIGPPLVVRHWDAATVAAGVADPSVRHLRDLPTDGIDGYALDAAERLRHLGWRRCKEEDGSGFGLGQPRYGCQIPLSGRSVNELRAALSPHWLQSLQTAEAGGVGVFWGSADDLPAFHRLYRATAERDGFKPRPLDYFRRMWQALNAEEPDRLRIYLAEYDDEVLSSALMISAGPRVWHSYPASGRRGRELRPSSLLLWRMLCEALDSGADTYDLRSITPSLIADDRLVGRLLFKTGAGGRAVEYLGEWERPIGTQGKVLQRALSIYLGRR from the coding sequence ATGACCAGCCCGTACGTGAAGGGGATCACCCGCGAGGAACACCTCGGCCATCTCCGGCTGCACCCGGACGCGAGCCATCTCCAGATCCCCGAGTGGGCCGACGTGAAGCCCGACTGGACGGCGGAGAGCGTCGGTTGGTTCGAGGGGGACGCGCTGACCGCCGTAGCGCTCGTGCTGTACCGGGCGTTCCCCGGCACCGGGCGCTGTCTCGCCTACCTCCCCGACGGCCCCGCGATCGACTGGCACAGCCAGCGCCCGGAACGGTACCTGGACCCCCTGATCGCGCACTTGGAGAAGGAGGGCGCGTTCTCGGTCCGTATAGGCCCGCCGCTCGTCGTACGCCACTGGGACGCGGCCACCGTCGCGGCGGGCGTCGCCGACCCCTCCGTACGGCATCTGCGCGACCTGCCGACGGACGGCATCGACGGCTACGCGCTGGACGCGGCGGAGCGGCTCCGGCACCTCGGGTGGCGGCGGTGCAAGGAGGAGGACGGCAGCGGATTCGGCCTCGGACAGCCGCGCTACGGCTGCCAAATCCCCTTGTCCGGCCGGTCGGTGAACGAACTGCGCGCCGCCCTCTCCCCCCACTGGTTGCAGTCGCTCCAGACAGCGGAAGCCGGCGGCGTCGGGGTCTTCTGGGGCTCGGCGGACGACCTGCCCGCGTTCCACCGCCTGTACCGGGCGACAGCCGAGCGCGACGGCTTCAAGCCCCGCCCCCTCGACTACTTCCGCCGCATGTGGCAGGCCTTGAACGCCGAGGAGCCCGATCGCCTGCGCATCTATCTCGCCGAGTACGACGACGAGGTCCTGTCCTCCGCCCTGATGATCAGCGCCGGCCCCCGCGTCTGGCACTCCTACCCCGCCTCCGGCCGCCGGGGCCGCGAACTCCGCCCCAGCAGCCTCCTGTTGTGGCGCATGCTCTGCGAGGCCCTGGACTCCGGCGCGGACACGTACGACCTCCGCTCCATCACCCCGTCCCTGATCGCCGACGACCGCCTAGTCGGCCGCCTCCTCTTCAAGACCGGCGCGGGCGGCCGAGCAGTGGAGTACCTCGGCGAATGGGAACGCCCGATAGGAACCCAAGGCAAGGTCCTGCAACGGGCGTTGAGCATCTATCTCGGCCGCAGATAA
- a CDS encoding ATP-binding protein, producing MHTQSPPEVVLQLLAEPEGFAAARQTVREQLTAWGYPELADGAALCVTEMLANVHRHVNSPECELRLRRLPEGGVRVAVADRSPELPVWYTEPDWDTESGRGIFLIASVASQWGVTPRQGRRGKQVWTEFTAVKS from the coding sequence ATGCACACGCAATCGCCCCCTGAAGTGGTGCTCCAACTCCTCGCGGAACCAGAGGGGTTCGCCGCCGCGCGCCAGACCGTCCGGGAGCAGCTCACCGCCTGGGGGTATCCCGAACTCGCCGACGGCGCAGCGCTCTGCGTGACGGAGATGCTCGCCAACGTCCACCGGCACGTGAACTCCCCGGAGTGCGAACTGCGCCTCCGCAGACTCCCGGAAGGCGGGGTTCGGGTGGCCGTCGCCGACCGTTCGCCCGAACTGCCCGTCTGGTACACCGAACCCGACTGGGATACGGAGAGCGGACGGGGCATCTTCCTGATCGCGTCCGTGGCGAGCCAGTGGGGCGTCACGCCCAGGCAGGGCCGACGCGGCAAACAGGTGTGGACGGAGTTCACAGCAGTGAAGTCTTGA
- a CDS encoding helix-turn-helix domain-containing protein, with the protein MQDGVEGSSSMKMFGAVSRALREAQGSTREQFGAHVGYSASQVAMVERGERMPSLQFIARAGEFLHARVAIDAAAEHLERRRYPSWFDDYVEREAEAVSLWSYDTHVIKGLVQTEDYARAVLSARVPVLDDETIEHRVQARLARQSLLTRVPPVSLALVIEEWVLRRPIGGRAVLKGQLERLLELGEKRNISIQVMPTDVEAHAGFNGGWTLLETPKREWVAYVEGQAGGLVVEDREEVSAMFQRFGMIRSQALPPGESAKLIEGLVGEL; encoded by the coding sequence GTGCAGGACGGTGTCGAGGGGTCTTCGAGCATGAAAATGTTCGGGGCGGTCTCGCGTGCGCTGCGGGAGGCGCAGGGGAGTACGCGGGAGCAGTTCGGGGCGCATGTGGGGTACTCGGCGTCGCAGGTGGCGATGGTGGAGCGGGGCGAGCGGATGCCGAGCCTGCAATTCATCGCACGGGCGGGGGAGTTCTTGCACGCTCGGGTTGCGATCGATGCGGCGGCGGAGCATCTGGAACGGCGCAGGTATCCGTCGTGGTTCGACGACTATGTGGAGCGGGAGGCGGAGGCGGTCAGTCTGTGGTCGTACGACACCCATGTCATCAAGGGGCTTGTGCAGACGGAGGATTACGCGCGGGCCGTGCTGAGCGCACGAGTGCCGGTGTTGGACGACGAGACGATCGAGCACCGCGTGCAGGCCCGGTTGGCACGCCAGTCGCTGCTCACACGCGTGCCGCCCGTGTCCCTGGCTCTGGTCATCGAGGAGTGGGTGTTGAGGCGGCCGATCGGCGGACGGGCGGTTCTCAAGGGGCAGTTGGAGCGGTTGCTGGAACTCGGCGAGAAGCGGAACATCTCGATTCAGGTGATGCCGACGGACGTTGAGGCGCACGCCGGGTTCAACGGTGGGTGGACGCTGCTGGAGACTCCCAAGCGGGAGTGGGTCGCGTACGTTGAAGGTCAGGCCGGGGGCCTGGTGGTCGAAGATCGTGAAGAAGTCAGCGCGATGTTCCAGCGGTTTGGCATGATCCGGTCTCAGGCGCTCCCGCCGGGGGAGTCCGCGAAGCTGATCGAGGGGTTGGTGGGCGAACTGTGA
- a CDS encoding DUF397 domain-containing protein — translation MSTADLTWFKSSYSGDAGGQCLEAALEWRKSSYSGDAGGDCLEVAMEWRKSSHSGSQGGECLEAALEWCKSSHSGDAGGECLEVALEPARPTVHVRDSKAKSGSTLAFSLDEWTSFVGFAVGA, via the coding sequence GTGAGCACCGCAGATCTGACGTGGTTCAAGTCCAGCTACAGCGGGGATGCCGGCGGGCAATGTCTTGAAGCCGCGCTGGAGTGGCGGAAGTCGTCGTACAGCGGTGACGCGGGCGGTGATTGCCTTGAAGTCGCCATGGAGTGGCGGAAGTCCTCGCACAGCGGTAGTCAGGGCGGTGAGTGCCTTGAAGCCGCGCTGGAATGGTGCAAGTCCTCCCACAGTGGCGACGCCGGAGGCGAGTGCCTCGAAGTCGCCCTGGAACCAGCCCGACCCACGGTCCACGTCCGTGACTCGAAGGCCAAGTCCGGTTCGACGCTGGCGTTTTCGTTGGACGAGTGGACGTCGTTCGTGGGTTTTGCCGTCGGGGCGTGA
- a CDS encoding S1 RNA-binding domain-containing protein, with translation MGTAPDDQASRDFLAGIHVGDLCSGTVAEITRSHGVVVTLDGFPARPLGIVPKPDVSWLWNDATALEVGRRITAEVTAVAPDEGRVRLAMTATENPELWAFLTSRRRGEILSGTVAAIEPFGVFVSLDDGPAHPVFPGVGFITVAELSWRHVEAMSDVVHVGQLISCEFLQFDDWNGEARLSLKAMWPDPFTAFVEGLAVGQRLQGQVTKLVPFGAFVRVADNVEGLVHLRELAPAPVETPEDVLQVGDEVTVVVTEIDRPRRRLALSRRQVS, from the coding sequence ATGGGGACAGCGCCGGACGATCAGGCTTCTCGGGACTTCCTGGCCGGGATCCACGTCGGCGACCTGTGCAGCGGAACGGTCGCGGAGATCACGCGGTCGCACGGGGTGGTGGTGACCCTGGACGGCTTCCCCGCACGCCCGCTGGGGATCGTCCCGAAGCCAGACGTCTCCTGGCTTTGGAATGACGCCACGGCCCTGGAGGTCGGCCGACGGATCACCGCTGAAGTGACGGCCGTCGCCCCGGACGAGGGCCGGGTCCGGCTGGCGATGACCGCCACCGAGAACCCGGAACTCTGGGCGTTCCTGACATCGCGTAGGCGCGGTGAGATTCTCTCCGGAACGGTCGCGGCGATCGAGCCGTTCGGCGTGTTCGTGTCGCTGGACGACGGCCCTGCCCATCCGGTCTTCCCCGGCGTCGGGTTCATCACGGTCGCCGAACTGTCGTGGCGGCATGTCGAAGCGATGTCGGACGTCGTGCATGTCGGGCAGCTCATCTCGTGCGAGTTCCTCCAGTTCGACGACTGGAACGGAGAGGCGAGACTGTCCTTGAAAGCGATGTGGCCGGACCCTTTCACAGCGTTCGTCGAAGGACTGGCGGTGGGCCAGAGGCTGCAAGGACAGGTCACCAAGTTGGTCCCGTTCGGCGCCTTCGTTCGGGTCGCCGACAACGTTGAGGGGCTGGTTCATCTCCGAGAACTCGCCCCGGCGCCTGTGGAGACTCCGGAGGACGTCCTCCAGGTCGGCGATGAGGTCACGGTCGTCGTCACCGAAATCGACCGGCCCCGGCGCAGGTTGGCTCTCTCCCGACGCCAGGTCTCATGA
- a CDS encoding carboxymuconolactone decarboxylase family protein has protein sequence MARIPYPERSAEAVDALPTPLNAFRMLSHAPDLTGPAIDLGMGVLGSSIPVRLRELVVVAVAAHTDCAYGIVQHRPIALHAGVTADQLAAVVELRREEGEFDEVESALLTATEELMDRHTLTDATLGTLRKHLTDRQVVELITTVGYYTMLAGLLNGLGVDIDPVGEKYLGMGRG, from the coding sequence GTGGCTCGAATACCGTACCCGGAGCGTTCCGCCGAGGCCGTGGACGCGCTTCCCACTCCGCTGAACGCGTTCCGCATGCTCTCCCACGCCCCGGATCTGACGGGTCCGGCGATCGACCTGGGCATGGGCGTGCTCGGGTCGTCGATACCGGTGCGGTTGCGCGAACTGGTGGTGGTGGCGGTGGCGGCACACACAGACTGCGCCTACGGGATCGTCCAGCACCGCCCGATCGCGCTCCACGCGGGGGTCACCGCCGACCAGTTGGCGGCGGTCGTCGAACTCCGGCGCGAGGAGGGCGAGTTCGACGAGGTCGAGTCGGCGCTGCTGACGGCGACGGAGGAGCTGATGGACCGACACACGCTCACAGACGCCACGTTGGGCACCCTGCGCAAGCATCTGACCGACCGTCAGGTGGTCGAGCTGATCACGACGGTCGGGTACTACACGATGCTCGCCGGCCTCCTGAACGGGCTGGGCGTGGACATCGATCCGGTGGGCGAGAAGTACCTGGGCATGGGCCGCGGCTAG
- a CDS encoding DUF4240 domain-containing protein, with amino-acid sequence MDETEFWELVDATREAAEGDPEEQADLLVDRLLLLDPELVLDFARHFEARYNRAYTWDLWGAAWVLLDGASDDAFDFFRCWLIGQGREVYEGAVHDPDSLAELIDDFDYEIDGDGEELGYAADEAYEQLTGAVAPDLGIPPAPAEPLGAALNLENEAVLAERFPKLRERFRQE; translated from the coding sequence ATGGACGAGACGGAGTTCTGGGAGTTGGTGGACGCCACCCGCGAGGCCGCCGAGGGCGACCCCGAGGAGCAGGCCGACCTGCTCGTCGACCGGCTTCTGCTGCTGGACCCGGAGCTGGTCCTGGACTTCGCCCGGCATTTCGAGGCTCGTTACAACCGCGCGTACACGTGGGACCTCTGGGGTGCCGCGTGGGTGCTGCTGGACGGCGCGAGCGACGACGCGTTCGACTTCTTCCGGTGCTGGCTGATCGGTCAGGGCCGCGAGGTGTACGAGGGTGCCGTGCACGACCCCGACTCGCTGGCCGAGCTCATCGACGACTTCGACTACGAGATCGACGGCGACGGTGAGGAACTGGGGTACGCGGCGGACGAGGCGTACGAACAGCTCACCGGAGCCGTCGCCCCCGACCTGGGGATTCCCCCGGCGCCGGCCGAGCCGCTCGGGGCGGCGCTCAACCTGGAGAACGAGGCCGTGCTCGCGGAACGTTTCCCGAAGCTGCGGGAGAGGTTCCGGCAGGAGTGA
- a CDS encoding helix-turn-helix transcriptional regulator: MRAARLIKMVLLLQSRASMTAAELARELEVSERTVTRDAQALSEAGVPVYADRGRAGGYRLVGGYRTRLTGLGRSEAEALFLSGVPGALREMGLEDAASAARLKVSAALMPSLSDASRAAAQRFHLDAPGWFTEPKTPELLPAVADAVWDDRRMVARYRRADSDVERELEPYGLVLKAGVWYLCARITADPDSYRVYRIDRFTAVEPSAERFVRDPDFDLPAFWEERAEQFARSILRAEVVVRLSPDGARRLPYAVDPVAAREALDAVGQPDADDGWVTVTLPVESEEVAHSQLAGLGPDVEVLAPESLRARFTDDALRLAALYQRP; this comes from the coding sequence ATGCGCGCTGCCCGTCTCATCAAAATGGTGCTGCTGCTTCAGTCCCGGGCCTCGATGACCGCCGCTGAACTGGCCCGCGAGCTGGAGGTTTCCGAGCGGACCGTCACCCGGGACGCGCAGGCCCTGTCGGAGGCGGGCGTGCCGGTTTACGCGGATCGAGGGCGGGCCGGCGGGTATCGGCTGGTAGGCGGGTATCGGACCCGGCTGACCGGGCTGGGCCGTAGCGAGGCCGAGGCGCTGTTCCTGAGCGGGGTCCCGGGCGCGTTGCGCGAGATGGGGTTGGAGGACGCGGCCTCCGCAGCCCGGCTGAAGGTGTCCGCGGCGCTGATGCCCTCCCTGTCGGACGCCTCGCGCGCGGCGGCCCAGCGGTTCCACCTCGACGCCCCCGGCTGGTTCACCGAGCCCAAGACACCCGAACTGCTCCCCGCCGTAGCGGACGCCGTGTGGGACGACCGGAGGATGGTCGCACGGTACCGGCGCGCGGACTCCGACGTCGAACGCGAACTGGAGCCGTACGGACTCGTCCTCAAGGCAGGTGTCTGGTACCTGTGCGCGCGGATCACCGCCGACCCCGATTCCTACCGGGTGTACCGCATCGACCGGTTCACAGCGGTGGAGCCGAGCGCCGAACGCTTCGTACGGGACCCGGATTTCGACCTTCCGGCGTTCTGGGAGGAACGGGCGGAACAGTTCGCGCGGTCGATCCTGCGGGCGGAGGTGGTGGTGCGGCTGTCGCCGGACGGCGCGCGGAGACTGCCGTACGCCGTCGATCCGGTCGCCGCGCGGGAGGCGCTGGACGCAGTGGGCCAGCCGGACGCCGACGACGGGTGGGTGACGGTGACCCTGCCGGTGGAGTCCGAGGAGGTCGCCCACAGCCAGCTCGCGGGGCTCGGCCCGGACGTGGAGGTGCTGGCCCCGGAGAGCCTGCGGGCACGCTTCACGGACGACGCGCTACGGCTCGCCGCTCTGTACCAGCGCCCATAA